Proteins co-encoded in one Paraburkholderia edwinii genomic window:
- the rho gene encoding transcription termination factor Rho encodes MHLSELKTQHVSQLIEMANGLEIESANRLRKQELMFAILKKRAKTGETIFGDGTLEVLPDGFGFLRSPETSYLASTDDIYISPSQIRRFNLHTGDTIEGEVRTPKDGERYFALVKVDKVNGQPPEASKHKIMFENLTPLHPNKVLLLEREMRGEENVTGRIIDMIAPIGKGQRGLLVASPKSGKTVMLQHIAHAIKQNHPDVVLFVLLIDERPEEVTEMQRSVAGEVIASTFDEPAARHVQVAEMVIEKAKRLVEMKNDVVILLDSITRLARAYNTVVPASGKVLTGGVDANALQRPKRFFGAARNIEEGGSLTIIGTALIETGSRMDDVIYEEFKGTGNMEVHLERRLAEKRVYPSINLNKSGTRREELLIKPEILQKIWVLRKFIHDMDEVEAMEFLLDKIRQTKNNSEFFDMMRRGGG; translated from the coding sequence ATGCATTTATCCGAGCTTAAGACTCAACACGTGTCACAGTTGATCGAAATGGCCAATGGCCTTGAGATCGAAAGTGCGAACCGCCTGCGCAAGCAGGAATTGATGTTCGCCATTCTCAAAAAGCGCGCGAAGACGGGCGAAACGATCTTCGGTGACGGCACGCTCGAAGTGCTGCCGGATGGTTTCGGTTTCCTGCGCTCGCCGGAAACGTCCTATCTCGCGAGCACGGACGATATTTACATCAGTCCGTCACAAATCCGCCGCTTCAATCTGCATACGGGCGATACGATTGAAGGCGAAGTGCGCACGCCGAAAGACGGCGAACGCTATTTCGCGCTGGTGAAAGTCGACAAGGTCAACGGCCAGCCGCCGGAGGCGTCGAAGCACAAGATCATGTTCGAGAATCTGACGCCGCTGCACCCGAACAAGGTGCTGCTGCTCGAACGTGAAATGCGCGGTGAAGAAAACGTCACGGGCCGCATCATCGACATGATCGCGCCGATCGGCAAAGGCCAGCGCGGCCTGCTCGTCGCGTCGCCGAAGTCGGGCAAGACCGTGATGCTTCAGCACATCGCGCATGCGATCAAGCAGAACCATCCGGACGTCGTGCTGTTCGTGCTGCTGATCGACGAACGTCCTGAAGAAGTGACGGAAATGCAGCGCTCGGTGGCGGGCGAAGTGATCGCGTCAACGTTCGACGAACCGGCCGCGCGTCACGTGCAGGTCGCCGAAATGGTGATCGAAAAAGCGAAGCGCCTCGTCGAAATGAAGAACGATGTCGTGATTCTGCTCGACTCGATCACGCGTCTCGCGCGCGCCTACAACACGGTCGTGCCGGCATCGGGCAAGGTGCTCACGGGCGGTGTCGATGCGAACGCGCTGCAGCGTCCGAAGCGCTTCTTCGGCGCGGCGCGCAACATCGAGGAAGGCGGCTCGCTCACGATTATCGGCACCGCGCTGATCGAAACCGGCAGCCGCATGGACGATGTGATCTACGAAGAGTTCAAGGGCACCGGCAATATGGAAGTGCACCTCGAACGGCGTCTCGCGGAAAAGCGCGTCTATCCGTCGATCAATCTGAACAAGTCCGGCACGCGCCGCGAAGAACTGCTGATCAAGCCCGAGATCCTGCAAAAGATCTGGGTGCTGCGCAAGTTCATCCACGACATGGACGAAGTCGAAGCAATGGAATTCCTGCTCGACAAGATCCGCCAGACCAAGAACAACTCCGAGTTCTTCGACATGATGCGGCGCGGCGGCGGCTAA
- the trxA gene encoding thioredoxin TrxA: MSEQIKHISDASFEQDVVKSDKPVLLDFWAEWCGPCKMIAPILDEVAKDYADRLQIAKINVDEHQSTPVKFGVRGIPTLILFKNGAVAAQKVGALSKSQLTAFLDGNL, translated from the coding sequence ATGAGCGAACAAATCAAGCACATCAGCGACGCATCGTTCGAACAGGACGTCGTGAAATCGGATAAACCTGTACTGCTCGATTTCTGGGCGGAATGGTGCGGCCCGTGCAAAATGATTGCACCGATCCTCGACGAAGTCGCAAAAGACTACGCAGACCGCTTGCAGATCGCGAAGATCAACGTCGATGAGCATCAGTCCACGCCGGTGAAGTTCGGCGTGCGCGGCATCCCGACGCTGATTCTCTTCAAGAACGGCGCGGTTGCCGCACAGAAGGTCGGCGCGCTGTCGAAGTCGCAACTCACCGCGTTCCTCGACGGTAACCTTTAA
- the dnaX gene encoding DNA polymerase III subunit gamma/tau yields the protein MTYQVLARKWRPKDFASLVGQEHVVRALTHALDGGRLHHAYLFTGTRGVGKTTLSRIFAKALNCETGVTATPCGVCRACREIDEGRFVDYVEMDAASNRGVDEMAALLERAVYAPVDARFKVYMIDEVHMLTNHAFNAMLKTLEEPPPHVKFILATTDPQKIPVTVLSRCLQFNLKQMPAGHIVSHLEHILGEEQITFEAQALRLLARAADGSMRDALSLTDQAIAYSANQVTEEAVRGMLGALDQSYLIRLLDALAANDGPAVLAVSDEMALRSLSFSTALQDLASLLHRVGWAQFAPSSVLDEWPEAADVRRFADALSPEQVQLFYQIATIGRGELGLAPDEYAGFTMTLLRMLAFEPAVGGGGGATGGGPASAARPGSQSGAAGGRRSGAPAVTAQQAVAQPTPTAGRAAISQAVAAQAAETGRGEASQAQTAALADTAKAGLANADAVSAAQTATTRDPAHEARGQQAAAAGAGSTLSGGNADSAEAVTQQDARAANASSASTPEQAEAAKSVVSGAEIPDVAEGGAQMAQAAETARADADASNASTTSSASEPDEVAESLPTPSASAAQQRFTDAATQEQDLNPSSTPSSTQPSTHLSDDAPRRAGGASAALDVLRNAGMKLSGGGRASAAASTAPAKAAPAAPKPAAPRVVVPTPDPARRAQAQQQGAAPSRGSGNANSGSSATVPPWEEIPPDAPGALDDYVPMSADDAFFAPPDDGFAPVFDSGANDVRVSAPAAPAPVVDTRPLPPAVPLDALGVEGDWPALAAGLPLKGISYQLAFNSELMALDGTTLKLNVPVPQYADAAQVAKLKAALAERLGRPVEVVVEVGPARRTAAAVDAAARAQRQQEAEREIGADPFVQSLIREFGASIVPGSIRPLMPAAQGGAGSGASAAH from the coding sequence ATGACCTATCAAGTTCTCGCACGCAAGTGGCGGCCGAAAGATTTCGCGTCGCTCGTCGGACAGGAGCACGTGGTGCGCGCGCTCACGCATGCGCTCGACGGTGGCCGTCTGCATCACGCCTATCTGTTCACCGGCACACGCGGCGTCGGCAAAACGACGCTGTCGCGCATCTTCGCGAAAGCGCTCAACTGTGAAACCGGCGTCACCGCCACGCCGTGCGGCGTCTGCCGTGCGTGTCGCGAAATCGACGAAGGGCGCTTCGTCGATTACGTCGAGATGGATGCGGCGAGCAATCGCGGGGTCGACGAAATGGCGGCGCTGCTCGAGCGTGCGGTCTATGCGCCGGTCGATGCGCGCTTCAAGGTCTATATGATCGACGAAGTGCACATGCTGACGAACCACGCATTCAACGCCATGTTGAAGACGCTGGAAGAACCGCCGCCGCATGTCAAATTCATTCTGGCCACCACCGATCCGCAGAAAATTCCGGTGACGGTGCTCTCGCGCTGCCTGCAGTTCAACCTGAAGCAGATGCCGGCCGGCCATATCGTGTCGCATCTCGAGCACATTCTCGGCGAAGAGCAGATCACGTTCGAAGCCCAGGCGCTGCGGCTGCTGGCGCGCGCGGCGGACGGCTCGATGCGCGATGCGTTATCGCTGACCGATCAGGCTATTGCGTATTCGGCGAACCAGGTGACCGAAGAAGCGGTGCGCGGCATGTTGGGGGCGCTCGACCAGAGCTATCTGATCCGGCTGCTCGATGCGCTCGCGGCGAACGACGGTCCAGCGGTGCTCGCGGTGTCCGACGAAATGGCGCTGCGCAGCCTGTCGTTTTCGACGGCGCTGCAGGATCTTGCGAGCCTGCTGCACCGGGTCGGTTGGGCGCAGTTCGCGCCGTCGTCGGTGCTCGACGAATGGCCGGAGGCCGCGGATGTGCGACGTTTCGCCGATGCATTGAGCCCCGAGCAGGTGCAACTGTTCTATCAGATCGCGACAATCGGGCGAGGCGAACTCGGTCTCGCACCCGACGAATACGCGGGCTTCACGATGACCTTGCTCCGCATGCTCGCGTTCGAACCGGCGGTCGGCGGTGGTGGAGGCGCTACGGGTGGCGGGCCGGCATCCGCTGCGCGGCCGGGTAGTCAGAGCGGGGCGGCCGGCGGCCGGCGCTCGGGCGCGCCCGCGGTGACTGCGCAACAGGCTGTCGCGCAACCGACGCCGACGGCGGGGCGTGCGGCAATATCGCAGGCAGTGGCCGCGCAGGCCGCCGAGACGGGACGCGGTGAGGCGTCGCAAGCGCAAACCGCGGCATTGGCCGATACCGCAAAAGCGGGCCTTGCGAACGCAGATGCGGTGTCTGCCGCCCAGACGGCGACGACGCGCGATCCCGCGCACGAAGCGCGTGGGCAGCAAGCGGCTGCGGCTGGCGCAGGCAGCACACTATCCGGCGGCAATGCCGATTCGGCGGAAGCAGTTACCCAGCAAGACGCGCGCGCGGCGAATGCCTCATCGGCTTCGACACCGGAGCAAGCCGAAGCGGCTAAATCGGTGGTGTCCGGTGCTGAAATCCCCGACGTCGCCGAAGGCGGCGCGCAGATGGCACAGGCGGCAGAGACGGCCCGCGCTGACGCTGATGCAAGTAATGCAAGCACGACGAGCAGCGCTAGCGAACCCGACGAAGTAGCAGAGTCACTCCCAACGCCCTCCGCTAGCGCCGCGCAACAGCGTTTCACCGACGCGGCGACGCAGGAGCAGGATCTGAATCCGTCGTCGACGCCATCTTCGACACAACCGTCAACGCACCTTTCCGACGATGCGCCACGCCGCGCTGGCGGCGCGAGCGCCGCACTCGACGTATTGCGCAACGCCGGCATGAAGCTGTCGGGCGGCGGCAGGGCGAGCGCGGCCGCGTCAACCGCGCCTGCGAAAGCCGCACCGGCCGCGCCTAAGCCGGCCGCACCACGCGTCGTCGTACCGACGCCCGATCCCGCGCGCCGCGCGCAGGCGCAGCAGCAGGGCGCCGCGCCATCGCGCGGGAGTGGAAACGCAAACTCAGGCAGTAGCGCCACCGTCCCGCCTTGGGAAGAGATTCCTCCGGACGCCCCTGGCGCGCTGGACGACTACGTCCCGATGTCCGCGGACGACGCGTTTTTCGCGCCACCTGACGATGGCTTTGCGCCGGTCTTCGACAGCGGCGCCAACGACGTTCGCGTGAGCGCGCCTGCCGCGCCCGCGCCTGTCGTCGACACGCGTCCGCTGCCGCCGGCCGTGCCGCTCGACGCACTCGGTGTCGAGGGCGACTGGCCGGCGCTCGCCGCGGGGTTGCCGCTAAAGGGCATTTCCTATCAGCTCGCATTCAATAGCGAGTTGATGGCGCTCGACGGCACAACGCTCAAGCTCAACGTGCCGGTCCCGCAGTACGCGGATGCGGCGCAGGTCGCAAAGCTGAAGGCCGCGCTGGCCGAACGGCTTGGCCGTCCGGTCGAGGTCGTCGTCGAAGTCGGGCCGGCGCGCCGCACGGCAGCCGCAGTCGATGCGGCGGCGCGCGCGCAGCGTCAGCAGGAAGCCGAGCGCGAGATCGGCGCGGACCCATTCGTGCAGTCGCTGATTCGCGAATTCGGCGCGAGCATCGTGCCGGGCTCGATCCGTCCGTTGATGCCGGCGGCGCAAGGCGGCGCGGGCAGTGGTGCGAGCGCCGCGCACTGA
- a CDS encoding YbaB/EbfC family nucleoid-associated protein: MMKGQLAGLMKQAQQMQENMKKMQEELAQIEVEGQSGAGLVKVTMTCKNDVRRVSIDPSLLTDDKDMLEDLVAAAFNDAVRKAETTAQEKMGGMTAGLPLPPGFKLPF, translated from the coding sequence ATGATGAAAGGCCAACTCGCGGGACTGATGAAGCAGGCCCAGCAGATGCAGGAAAACATGAAGAAGATGCAGGAGGAGCTCGCGCAGATCGAGGTCGAGGGCCAGTCGGGCGCCGGTCTCGTGAAGGTGACGATGACCTGCAAGAACGACGTGCGCCGCGTGTCGATCGATCCGTCCTTGCTCACCGACGACAAGGACATGCTCGAGGACCTCGTTGCCGCCGCGTTCAACGATGCGGTGCGCAAGGCCGAAACGACCGCGCAGGAAAAGATGGGCGGCATGACCGCCGGCCTGCCGCTGCCGCCGGGCTTCAAGCTGCCTTTCTAA
- the recR gene encoding recombination mediator RecR, which yields MKQPSALSALVEALRALPGVGPKSAQRIAYHLMQHDRDGAQKLGRSLLYATEHLQHCEKCNTFTEAQICEVCSDPERDPTLLCVVETPADQIMLEQTMTYRGLYFVLMGRLSPLDGIGPKEIHFDRLVRRASDGVVKEVVLATNFTNEGEATAHYLGQTLKARGLSVTRLARGVPVGGELEYVDAGTIARAMLDRRSM from the coding sequence ATGAAACAACCCTCCGCCTTGTCGGCGCTCGTCGAAGCGCTGCGCGCGCTGCCCGGAGTCGGGCCGAAGTCCGCGCAGCGCATCGCGTATCACCTGATGCAGCACGATCGCGACGGCGCGCAGAAGCTCGGCCGTTCGCTGCTCTATGCGACCGAGCATCTGCAGCATTGCGAGAAGTGCAACACGTTCACCGAAGCGCAGATCTGCGAAGTCTGCAGCGATCCCGAACGCGACCCGACGCTGTTGTGCGTCGTCGAAACGCCGGCCGACCAGATCATGCTCGAGCAGACCATGACGTACCGCGGTCTCTATTTCGTGCTGATGGGACGTCTGAGCCCGCTCGACGGCATCGGACCGAAGGAAATCCATTTCGACCGGCTGGTCAGGCGCGCCTCCGATGGCGTCGTCAAGGAAGTCGTGCTTGCCACCAACTTCACGAACGAAGGCGAAGCGACCGCGCATTATCTTGGCCAGACGCTGAAGGCGCGCGGCCTGTCGGTCACGCGTCTGGCGCGCGGCGTGCCGGTCGGCGGCGAGCTCGAGTATGTCGACGCGGGCACGATTGCGCGCGCGATGCTCGACCGGCGTTCGATGTAG
- a CDS encoding CaiB/BaiF CoA transferase family protein, protein MNATNDAPNAPSTTDTPHAGGPLAGVKVLELGTLIAGPFAARFLGEFGADVIKIEDPKGGDPLRKWRKLYPEAGGTSLWWAVQARNKKSVTVNLKADEGKEIVRRLAKEADIVIENFRPGLLEKLDLGYDVLSADNPGLVMVRLSGYGQSGPYRDRPGFGAIAEAMGGLRHITGYPDLPPPRIGISIGDSIAALHGVIGALMALHHRQVNGGKGQVVDIALYEAVFNMMESVVPEYGVYGMVRERTGASLPGIVPSNTYPCRDGSIVIGGNSDPIFKRLMLAIGRDDLANDPELTHNDGRVPRTQEIDGAIAAWLSTRTIDEALDVLNAADVPAGRIYSVADMFADPQYIARQMIQTFKWQDGKDIALPAVTPKFSVTPGDTRWLGPKLGEHTDEVLQSLGYDADHIARLHAQQIV, encoded by the coding sequence ATGAACGCAACGAACGACGCGCCGAACGCCCCCTCCACCACCGACACCCCCCACGCCGGCGGTCCGCTGGCAGGCGTGAAGGTGCTCGAACTCGGCACCCTGATCGCCGGTCCGTTCGCCGCGCGCTTTCTCGGCGAATTCGGCGCCGACGTGATCAAGATCGAAGACCCGAAGGGCGGCGATCCGCTGCGCAAATGGCGCAAGCTGTATCCCGAAGCGGGCGGCACGTCGCTCTGGTGGGCCGTGCAGGCGCGCAACAAGAAATCGGTGACCGTGAACCTGAAGGCCGACGAGGGCAAGGAAATCGTGCGGCGTCTCGCGAAGGAAGCGGACATCGTCATCGAGAATTTTCGCCCCGGGCTGCTCGAGAAACTCGATCTCGGCTATGACGTCCTGTCGGCCGACAATCCGGGCCTCGTGATGGTGCGGCTCTCCGGGTATGGCCAGAGCGGTCCGTATCGTGACCGGCCGGGTTTCGGCGCGATCGCCGAAGCGATGGGCGGCTTGCGGCACATTACCGGCTACCCCGATCTGCCGCCGCCGCGCATCGGCATCTCGATCGGCGATTCGATCGCGGCGCTGCACGGCGTGATCGGCGCGCTGATGGCACTGCATCACCGGCAGGTGAACGGCGGCAAAGGGCAGGTCGTCGACATCGCGCTGTACGAGGCGGTCTTCAACATGATGGAGAGCGTCGTGCCCGAGTACGGTGTCTACGGCATGGTGCGCGAGCGCACGGGCGCATCGTTGCCGGGCATCGTGCCGTCCAATACGTATCCGTGCCGCGACGGCAGCATTGTGATCGGCGGTAATAGCGATCCGATCTTCAAGCGCCTGATGCTGGCGATCGGCCGCGACGATCTGGCGAACGATCCTGAGCTCACGCATAACGATGGCCGCGTGCCGCGCACGCAGGAAATCGACGGCGCGATCGCCGCCTGGCTATCGACGCGTACGATCGACGAAGCGCTCGACGTGCTCAACGCGGCCGACGTGCCGGCCGGCCGCATCTACAGCGTCGCGGACATGTTCGCCGATCCGCAATACATCGCGCGGCAGATGATCCAGACTTTCAAGTGGCAGGACGGCAAGGACATCGCATTGCCCGCTGTCACGCCGAAGTTTTCGGTTACGCCCGGCGATACGCGCTGGCTCGGTCCGAAGCTCGGCGAGCATACCGACGAGGTCCTGCAATCGCTAGGTTATGATGCGGACCACATCGCAAGGTTGCACGCGCAACAGATTGTGTGA
- a CDS encoding ABC transporter substrate-binding protein, with protein sequence MQRRTFLTGSAALAGTVLAAHTPFAFSQAKLETRKVAIAVGGKNLFYYLPLTIAERRNYFKDEGLDVEISDFAGGSQALKAAVGGSADVVSGAFEHTLLLQAQHQMFREFVLQGRAPQIVLAVSKKTMPNYKSIADLKGKKIGVTAPGSSTSIMASFVLAKAGLTAKDVSFIGVGAGAGAVAALQAGQIDALANLDPVMTKLERAGDIRVISDTRTLADTRAVFGGDMPAGCLYASQSFIDKNPNTTQALTNAMVRALKWLQTASDSDVANAVPESYLLGDRALYIAAWQHVKPAISPDGLMPADGPATSLKTLQAFDATVQGKPIDLSKAWTNDFVKKALATVKV encoded by the coding sequence ATGCAACGCAGAACCTTTCTGACCGGCAGTGCGGCGCTCGCGGGTACGGTGCTCGCTGCCCATACGCCCTTTGCGTTCAGCCAGGCCAAACTCGAAACGCGCAAGGTCGCGATCGCGGTAGGCGGCAAGAACCTCTTCTACTACCTGCCGCTGACCATCGCCGAGCGGCGCAACTATTTCAAGGACGAAGGGCTCGACGTCGAGATCTCCGATTTCGCGGGCGGTTCGCAGGCCTTGAAGGCGGCCGTCGGCGGTAGCGCGGACGTCGTGTCGGGCGCGTTCGAACACACGCTGCTGCTGCAGGCGCAGCATCAGATGTTCCGCGAATTCGTGCTGCAAGGGCGCGCACCGCAAATCGTGCTCGCGGTATCGAAGAAAACGATGCCGAATTACAAGTCGATCGCCGATCTGAAAGGCAAGAAGATCGGCGTGACGGCGCCGGGTTCGTCGACGTCGATCATGGCGAGCTTTGTGCTCGCCAAGGCAGGCCTCACCGCGAAGGATGTGTCGTTTATCGGCGTGGGGGCGGGCGCCGGCGCGGTGGCCGCGCTGCAGGCCGGGCAGATCGATGCGCTCGCGAATCTCGATCCGGTGATGACGAAGCTCGAACGCGCGGGCGACATTCGCGTGATCTCGGATACGCGCACGCTCGCTGATACGCGCGCGGTATTCGGCGGCGATATGCCGGCCGGCTGCTTGTACGCCTCGCAAAGTTTCATCGACAAGAATCCGAACACAACGCAGGCACTGACCAATGCGATGGTGCGCGCGCTCAAATGGCTGCAAACGGCGAGCGACAGCGATGTCGCGAATGCCGTGCCCGAGTCGTATCTGCTCGGCGACCGCGCGCTCTATATCGCCGCATGGCAGCACGTGAAGCCCGCCATCTCGCCCGATGGCCTGATGCCGGCCGACGGCCCGGCCACATCGCTGAAAACGCTGCAGGCGTTCGACGCCACAGTGCAGGGCAAGCCGATCGATCTGTCGAAGGCGTGGACCAACGATTTCGTGAAGAAGGCGCTCGCCACGGTCAAGGTCTAG
- a CDS encoding ABC transporter ATP-binding protein, with product MTVPALALDNITCTFASRDERGARYTAVKDATLRIAPGEFVSVVGPTGCGKSTLLNVGAGLLVPSSGSVSVFGEPLSGINRRAGYMFQADALMPWRSALDNVMAGLSFHNVPRAEARERAQAWLKRVGLGGFGDRYPHQLSGGMRKRVAMAQTLILDPDIVLMDEPFSALDVQTRQLMENELLDLWAAKRKAVLFITHDLDEAIAMSDRVVVLSAGPATRPIGEFTIDLQRPRDVAEIRSDARFVELHAQIWSVLRDEVLKGYQQQLKAV from the coding sequence ATGACGGTTCCCGCACTCGCACTCGACAACATCACCTGCACATTCGCTTCGCGCGACGAGCGCGGCGCGCGATACACCGCTGTCAAAGATGCGACGCTGCGTATCGCGCCCGGCGAATTCGTCTCGGTGGTCGGCCCGACCGGCTGCGGCAAGTCGACCTTGCTGAACGTCGGCGCGGGTCTGCTCGTGCCATCGTCGGGCTCGGTCAGCGTGTTCGGCGAACCTTTGAGCGGCATCAACCGCCGCGCGGGCTATATGTTCCAGGCCGATGCGCTGATGCCGTGGCGTTCCGCGCTCGATAACGTCATGGCAGGGCTGTCGTTTCACAACGTGCCGCGCGCCGAAGCGCGCGAACGCGCGCAGGCCTGGTTGAAGCGCGTCGGGCTCGGCGGTTTCGGCGACCGTTATCCGCATCAACTGTCGGGCGGCATGCGCAAGCGTGTCGCAATGGCGCAGACGCTGATTCTCGATCCCGACATCGTGCTGATGGACGAGCCGTTCTCCGCGCTCGATGTCCAGACGCGCCAGCTGATGGAAAACGAACTGCTCGATTTGTGGGCCGCGAAACGCAAGGCCGTGCTTTTCATCACGCACGATCTCGACGAAGCGATCGCGATGTCCGATCGCGTCGTCGTACTGTCGGCGGGGCCGGCGACGCGGCCGATCGGCGAATTCACGATCGATCTGCAACGCCCGCGCGACGTTGCCGAAATCCGCTCGGACGCGCGCTTTGTCGAACTGCATGCGCAAATATGGAGCGTGTTGCGCGACGAAGTGTTGAAAGGCTATCAGCAGCAACTGAAAGCGGTATGA
- a CDS encoding ABC transporter permease — MWKMLRPNRANLAIWQWLLLVLCFVLWYVLTSPTLLPAFYFDDPNKAAFLFGEPQKVLVRIWQWFTSGEIYIHLWITLVETVLAFVIGTVLGLAVGLWLALAPVASALLDPYIKAANSMPRVILAPIFGVWFGLGIGSKVALGVTLVFFIVFFNVYQGVKEVSPVVLANARMLGANRQQLLRNVYLPSAMSWVFSSLHTSVGLAFVGSVVGEYLGSARGVGYLILQAEGTFDINTVFAGILVLTAFALILDGLVGVIERRFMKWQPSSGETEKL, encoded by the coding sequence ATGTGGAAGATGCTGCGTCCGAACCGGGCGAATCTCGCGATCTGGCAATGGCTGCTGCTCGTGCTCTGCTTCGTGCTCTGGTATGTGCTGACGAGCCCGACGCTGCTGCCGGCGTTCTACTTCGACGACCCGAACAAGGCCGCGTTCCTGTTCGGCGAGCCGCAGAAAGTGCTCGTGCGGATCTGGCAGTGGTTCACGTCGGGAGAGATCTATATTCACTTGTGGATCACGCTCGTCGAGACCGTGCTCGCGTTTGTGATCGGCACCGTGCTCGGGCTTGCGGTCGGCTTGTGGCTCGCGTTGGCGCCGGTTGCGAGCGCGTTGCTCGATCCGTACATCAAGGCGGCGAATTCGATGCCGCGCGTGATTCTCGCACCGATCTTCGGCGTCTGGTTCGGTCTCGGCATCGGGTCGAAGGTTGCGCTTGGCGTGACGCTCGTGTTTTTTATCGTGTTCTTCAACGTCTATCAGGGCGTGAAGGAGGTGAGCCCGGTCGTGCTCGCCAACGCGCGCATGCTTGGCGCGAATCGTCAGCAACTGCTGCGCAATGTGTATCTGCCCAGCGCAATGAGCTGGGTGTTTTCGAGCTTGCATACGTCGGTCGGGCTCGCGTTCGTCGGTTCGGTGGTCGGCGAGTATCTGGGCTCGGCGCGCGGTGTCGGTTATCTGATTTTGCAGGCCGAAGGCACGTTCGATATCAACACCGTGTTCGCCGGCATTCTCGTGCTGACTGCGTTTGCGCTGATTCTCGACGGACTCGTCGGCGTGATCGAGCGGCGCTTCATGAAGTGGCAGCCATCGAGCGGCGAAACCGAAAAGCTCTGA
- the surE gene encoding 5'/3'-nucleotidase SurE: protein MRILLSNDDGYLAPGLAALYEALKPLADVTVMAPEQNCSGASNSLTLSRPLSVLRSANGFYYVNGTPTDSVHIALTGMLDHTPDLVVSGINNGQNMGEDTLYSGTVAAATEGVMFNVPAIAFSLVDKDWTHLESAARVAAEIVKHYLDAPLPGHPLLNVNIPNLPYEQLREWRITRLGKRHPSQPVIRQTNPRGEPIYWIGPSGSARDASEGTDFHAVAHGHVSITPLQLDLTHTEMLSATRDWAHAGSGAS, encoded by the coding sequence ATGCGAATCCTACTCAGCAACGACGATGGTTATCTGGCGCCGGGTCTCGCGGCGCTCTACGAAGCGTTGAAGCCGCTTGCCGACGTCACCGTGATGGCGCCCGAGCAAAATTGCAGCGGCGCATCGAATTCGTTGACGCTGTCGCGGCCGTTGTCGGTGCTGCGTTCCGCGAACGGCTTCTATTACGTGAACGGCACGCCGACCGATTCGGTTCACATCGCACTGACCGGCATGCTCGACCATACGCCGGACCTCGTGGTGTCGGGCATCAACAACGGCCAGAACATGGGCGAAGACACGCTGTACTCGGGCACGGTCGCCGCCGCGACCGAAGGCGTCATGTTCAATGTGCCGGCTATCGCATTTTCGCTCGTCGATAAAGACTGGACGCATCTCGAATCCGCGGCGCGCGTTGCTGCCGAAATCGTCAAACATTATCTCGACGCGCCGCTGCCCGGACACCCGCTTCTTAACGTCAATATTCCGAACTTGCCGTACGAACAGTTGCGCGAGTGGCGCATTACGCGTCTCGGAAAACGGCATCCGTCGCAGCCGGTGATCCGCCAGACCAATCCGCGCGGCGAGCCGATCTACTGGATCGGCCCGTCGGGCAGCGCGCGCGACGCAAGCGAAGGCACCGACTTTCACGCGGTCGCACACGGGCATGTGTCGATCACGCCGTTACAACTCGATCTCACGCATACCGAGATGCTGTCCGCGACACGCGACTGGGCGCACGCCGGGAGCGGCGCTTCATGA